A genome region from Pseudomonadota bacterium includes the following:
- a CDS encoding acyl-CoA dehydrogenase family protein — protein MEFRFTEEQEFFRAAVRDAVDKLIRPRAAAIDEADDFPRDLWNEFAALGYLGLRHPEVYGGMDADVVTSMIFYEELARGSCGFSMSVTMQILMGTYFVGRFGSEEIKQRVLVPAIRGEKIGTICFTEDQSGSDLGGTRTTATRKDGGWVLSGRKMWITNGPICDFCTVLATTDPAKGMEGLSFFLVEAGTPGFARGQSIHKLGSHGSVTGELIFDNVFVPDENLLGEGPGNGVRYTTAILNEVRVMTALNACAIANEAMEDARKYAQDRAAFGKPIAQYQLIRSKFGSHWAWYEAARLLAYKAAWMIQEGLDCQYECMLAKMFATEMCQSAVDEASRIYGGNSYAMEYAQQRWFRDARFTLFGGGCHEVLLNTLGAAYLRRGGK, from the coding sequence ATGGAGTTTCGATTCACCGAGGAGCAGGAGTTCTTCCGGGCCGCGGTCCGGGACGCGGTGGACAAGCTGATCCGCCCGCGCGCCGCGGCGATCGACGAGGCGGACGACTTCCCGCGCGATCTGTGGAACGAGTTCGCGGCGCTCGGCTACCTCGGGCTGCGCCACCCCGAAGTGTACGGCGGCATGGACGCCGACGTCGTCACCTCGATGATCTTCTATGAGGAGCTCGCGCGCGGCTCGTGCGGCTTCTCGATGTCCGTGACGATGCAGATCCTCATGGGCACCTACTTCGTCGGCCGCTTCGGGAGCGAGGAGATCAAGCAGCGCGTGCTCGTGCCCGCAATCCGCGGCGAGAAGATCGGCACGATCTGCTTCACCGAGGATCAGTCCGGCTCGGACCTCGGCGGCACGCGCACGACCGCGACGCGCAAGGACGGCGGCTGGGTGCTGAGCGGCCGCAAGATGTGGATCACGAACGGCCCGATCTGCGACTTCTGTACCGTGCTCGCGACCACGGATCCGGCGAAGGGGATGGAGGGCCTGAGCTTCTTCCTGGTGGAGGCCGGGACGCCCGGCTTCGCTCGGGGGCAGAGCATCCACAAGCTCGGCTCGCACGGTTCGGTCACGGGCGAGCTGATCTTCGACAACGTCTTCGTGCCGGATGAGAACCTGCTCGGCGAGGGTCCCGGCAACGGCGTGAGGTACACGACCGCGATCCTGAACGAGGTGCGCGTCATGACCGCGCTGAACGCCTGCGCCATCGCGAACGAGGCGATGGAAGACGCGCGGAAGTACGCGCAGGATCGCGCGGCGTTCGGCAAGCCGATCGCCCAGTACCAGCTCATCCGCTCCAAGTTCGGGAGCCACTGGGCGTGGTACGAGGCCGCGCGCCTGCTCGCCTACAAGGCCGCCTGGATGATCCAGGAGGGGCTCGACTGCCAGTACGAGTGCATGCTCGCCAAGATGTTCGCCACCGAGATGTGCCAGTCGGCTGTCGACGAGGCGAGCCGCATCTACGGCGGGAACTCCTACGCCATGGAGTACGCGCAGCAGCGCTGGTTCCGGGACGCCCGGTTCACGCTGTTCGGCGGCGGCTGCCACGAGGTGCTGCTGAATACGCTCGGAGCGGCCTATTTGAGAAGAGGGGGAAAATAG
- a CDS encoding site-specific integrase: MPNCKPRTADLYRQLFRLYLLPELGPTRIDAIGALEADKLKAKLLGTGLGRKSVRNALALLSKVLHYAEETGTIAAAPRMKLPTAPSSDFDFLDFGESERLLAAARAENDPTWHAAILFALRTGARRGEIFELRWSDIDLEARRVDVRRSHSRGYTTLPKSNRGRSVALSTHTAEVLAALKENQEGNTEGDDLVFASADGSRIPKSTADRALARICRRAGIPREPSWHKLRHSTASHLVMRGQSIRVVQEVLGHSTIAMAVRYSHLAPAVTAQAVEDLDRPWSGLGNSWATDRNASGSEVAEMP; the protein is encoded by the coding sequence GTGCCCAACTGCAAGCCGCGCACCGCCGACCTGTACCGGCAGCTCTTCCGGCTCTACCTGCTGCCGGAGCTCGGCCCGACCCGGATCGACGCGATCGGCGCGCTCGAGGCCGACAAGCTCAAGGCGAAGCTGCTCGGCACCGGGCTCGGCAGGAAGAGCGTGCGCAACGCCTTGGCGCTCCTGTCCAAGGTGCTGCACTACGCCGAGGAGACGGGCACCATCGCTGCAGCGCCCCGGATGAAGTTGCCCACGGCGCCGTCGTCCGATTTCGACTTCCTCGATTTCGGAGAGAGCGAGCGGCTTCTCGCCGCCGCCAGGGCGGAAAATGACCCGACCTGGCACGCGGCGATCCTGTTCGCCCTGCGGACCGGTGCCCGGCGCGGCGAGATCTTCGAGCTGAGATGGTCGGACATCGACCTGGAAGCCCGGCGCGTCGACGTTCGCCGGAGCCACTCCCGGGGCTACACCACGCTGCCTAAGAGCAACAGGGGGCGTTCTGTGGCTTTGAGCACCCATACGGCCGAGGTGTTGGCGGCGCTCAAGGAGAATCAGGAGGGGAACACCGAGGGCGACGACCTCGTCTTCGCCTCTGCCGATGGCTCGCGGATCCCGAAGAGCACGGCCGACCGGGCGCTCGCCCGCATCTGTCGGCGCGCAGGGATCCCGCGCGAGCCGTCGTGGCACAAGCTCCGGCACAGCACCGCGAGCCACCTCGTCATGCGCGGCCAGTCGATCCGGGTTGTGCAGGAGGTGCTCGGTCACAGCACGATCGCGATGGCGGTCCGCTATTCGCACCTGGCGCCGGCGGTGACGGCCCAGGCGGTCGAGGATCTCGACCGTCCGTGGTCGGGATTGGGCAACAGTTGGGCAACGGACCGAAATGCATCAGGGAGCGAAGTTGCAGAAATGCCCTAA
- a CDS encoding recombinase family protein: MKAKTKRNRHDEHRVVGYLRVSTDEQALGPEAQRASLERWCRERGAVLVAVFEDRGVSGGAALERRKGLLAALDALDDLGAGVLLVAKRDRLARDVILAAMTERLVERKGAKVVAADGTGNGDGPEAQLMRHMVDAFGEYERALIRARTQAAMNVKQARGERASRWLPFGSSLAADGVHLEPNAEEQEVIGLVKQLRADGLSIRAIADRLNAEGRQARGAKWHKTSVSRVLDRAA, translated from the coding sequence ATGAAAGCCAAGACCAAACGTAACCGACACGACGAGCACCGGGTAGTGGGCTACCTCCGGGTGTCTACCGACGAGCAGGCCCTCGGACCAGAGGCACAGCGGGCCTCCCTGGAGCGCTGGTGCCGGGAGCGGGGCGCCGTCCTCGTCGCCGTGTTCGAGGATCGCGGGGTGTCCGGCGGTGCCGCTCTGGAGCGCAGGAAGGGTCTTCTGGCCGCGCTCGACGCGCTCGACGACCTGGGAGCAGGGGTGTTGCTTGTGGCGAAGAGAGACCGTCTCGCGCGCGACGTGATACTGGCCGCCATGACCGAGCGCTTGGTCGAGCGCAAGGGAGCGAAGGTCGTCGCGGCCGATGGAACCGGCAACGGCGACGGTCCTGAGGCGCAGCTCATGAGGCACATGGTGGACGCGTTTGGCGAGTACGAGCGCGCCTTGATCCGCGCCAGGACCCAAGCGGCGATGAACGTCAAACAGGCACGAGGCGAGCGCGCGTCCCGGTGGTTGCCGTTCGGGTCTTCGCTTGCGGCGGATGGCGTGCACCTGGAGCCCAACGCCGAGGAGCAGGAAGTGATCGGCCTCGTGAAGCAGCTCCGCGCCGACGGGCTGTCCATACGGGCGATCGCCGATCGATTGAACGCCGAGGGCCGACAGGCGCGAGGCGCGAAGTGGCACAAAACCAGTGTCAGCCGCGTTCTCGACCGGGCGGCATGA
- a CDS encoding CDP-alcohol phosphatidyltransferase family protein gives MGTSWKTAIAICPAGPAAGTVGRKLLGLDIGERLLLALAHAGVERVLCVGPGERPRCARAAIRVDELKPGSLAVRERAVLLPADLVFDRRLVEAKGALPADLPLREVTAASVGGLLALPEEHLDRLGVGSTGGAGKGFAVRVTDPSSARGAERSLLASLRKPTDGIVSRLLNRRISLAVTRLVVRTRLRPNHLTIMLMALGPLAFAAAAFTGSWWGLVLAGLLYQAHSVLDGCDGEIARLTYRFSRTGQWLDSIGDALANYLFCLGLAFGQAHAHGWTWLYVAGALLFAIQCHASGINIRRGARMGSGDLLSVPNALTGGPPRGALGRFARGFHAAARRDVYALMTAVLAAAQLPLVALGVFAVGSVVLACAMTLNEWRLRALEREGRALPDPAMPVSIGGRELGRAA, from the coding sequence ATGGGCACCTCATGGAAAACCGCCATCGCAATCTGTCCCGCCGGACCGGCGGCCGGGACCGTCGGCCGGAAGCTCCTGGGCCTCGACATCGGCGAGCGGCTCCTGCTCGCCCTTGCGCACGCCGGGGTCGAGCGCGTCCTGTGCGTCGGGCCGGGTGAGCGACCCCGTTGTGCGCGCGCCGCCATTCGGGTCGACGAGCTGAAGCCCGGCTCCCTCGCGGTGCGGGAGCGGGCCGTGCTCCTCCCCGCGGATCTCGTCTTCGACCGCCGCCTCGTCGAGGCCAAGGGCGCCCTCCCCGCGGATCTGCCGCTACGGGAGGTCACCGCCGCCTCGGTCGGCGGGCTGCTCGCGCTCCCCGAAGAGCACCTCGATAGGCTCGGCGTCGGAAGCACCGGCGGCGCGGGGAAGGGCTTCGCCGTGCGGGTGACGGATCCTTCGTCCGCGCGCGGGGCCGAGCGCTCGCTCCTCGCGTCGCTCCGCAAGCCGACCGACGGGATCGTCTCGCGCCTCCTGAACCGCCGGATATCGCTCGCCGTGACGCGCCTCGTCGTGCGCACCCGCCTGCGCCCCAACCACCTGACGATCATGCTCATGGCGCTCGGCCCGCTGGCGTTCGCGGCGGCGGCGTTCACGGGGTCGTGGTGGGGCCTCGTGCTCGCGGGGCTCCTCTACCAGGCGCACTCGGTGCTCGACGGGTGCGACGGGGAGATCGCACGGCTCACCTACCGCTTCTCGCGGACCGGCCAGTGGCTCGACTCGATAGGCGACGCCCTCGCGAACTACCTGTTCTGCCTCGGGCTCGCGTTCGGGCAGGCGCACGCCCACGGCTGGACCTGGCTCTACGTCGCGGGCGCGCTCCTGTTCGCCATCCAGTGCCACGCCTCGGGGATCAACATCCGGCGGGGCGCGCGGATGGGCTCGGGCGATCTCCTCTCCGTGCCGAACGCCCTCACCGGCGGGCCGCCGCGCGGAGCGTTGGGGCGGTTTGCGCGCGGGTTCCACGCGGCCGCGAGACGCGACGTCTACGCGCTCATGACCGCCGTGCTCGCAGCGGCGCAGCTCCCCCTCGTCGCGCTCGGCGTGTTCGCCGTCGGCTCCGTCGTGCTCGCCTGCGCCATGACCCTGAACGAATGGCGGCTGCGCGCGCTGGAGCGGGAGGGCCGCGCCCTGCCGGACCCGGCGATGCCGGTCTCCATCGGCGGCCGCGAGCTCGGGCGCGCAGCCTGA
- a CDS encoding nucleotidyltransferase domain-containing protein produces MGRCMTIRLPAEMEDALRDLGACLASLGPYRDRAVLAGGMVPVLYRHMESVREVDRVPLATFDLDIALPAKLAARGQPRIADLLEGAAFESRLRGSDDPPVAIYQHARHGRDGVAPIHVEFLAPLVGPETDRAGEQRRLVEVQRGFHAQALRYIGLLLEHPLVVRSDRVPALHVPAPGIELRVPHPAMFVLQKMLCRDARPVAKRDKDLAYVFDVVTLFASRWAEMGEVARDVSSGSAAHASWIVNATKRLTALFASPTADGPISVRRVYGGSGSATAPSEDGVFRIVGRFLDESGLRAG; encoded by the coding sequence GTGGGGCGGTGCATGACCATCCGGCTGCCCGCGGAGATGGAGGACGCGCTGCGGGATCTGGGCGCGTGCCTCGCGAGCCTCGGGCCGTACCGCGACCGGGCGGTGCTCGCGGGCGGGATGGTGCCCGTGCTCTACCGCCACATGGAGTCGGTGCGCGAGGTCGACCGCGTTCCGCTCGCGACGTTCGACCTCGACATCGCGCTCCCGGCGAAGCTCGCGGCGCGGGGACAGCCGCGCATCGCCGATCTGCTCGAAGGGGCGGCGTTCGAGTCGCGGCTGCGGGGCTCGGACGATCCGCCGGTCGCGATCTACCAGCACGCGCGACACGGACGCGACGGCGTCGCGCCGATCCACGTCGAGTTCCTCGCCCCGCTCGTCGGCCCCGAGACCGATCGCGCCGGGGAGCAGCGGCGGCTCGTCGAGGTGCAGCGCGGCTTCCACGCACAGGCGCTGCGCTACATCGGCCTGCTGCTGGAGCATCCGCTCGTCGTCCGCTCCGACCGCGTGCCGGCGCTCCACGTCCCCGCGCCCGGGATCGAGCTCCGCGTCCCGCACCCGGCGATGTTCGTGCTGCAGAAGATGCTCTGCCGCGACGCGCGCCCCGTGGCCAAGCGGGACAAGGACCTCGCATACGTGTTCGACGTGGTGACGCTCTTCGCCTCGCGCTGGGCCGAGATGGGCGAGGTCGCCCGCGATGTATCGTCCGGAAGCGCGGCGCACGCGTCCTGGATCGTCAACGCGACGAAGCGGCTGACCGCGCTGTTCGCGTCGCCGACGGCGGACGGCCCGATCTCCGTGCGGCGCGTGTACGGCGGGTCGGGATCTGCGACCGCCCCCTCCGAGGACGGGGTGTTCCGGATCGTCGGCCGCTTCCTCGACGAGTCCGGGCTGCGCGCCGGGTGA